A stretch of DNA from Nitratireductor thuwali:
TCCGCATCGAGAACCTGATCGCGATTACCGAGCCCGAGCCGGTTCCCGGTGGCGACATCGCCATGCACGGTTTCGAAACGCTGACGCTCACCCCCATCGACAAGCGGCTTGTCGAGCCAGAGCTCCTGACCGAAGAAGAACGCACCTGGTTCGACGCATATCACCGACGCGTCTTCGACGAGATATCGCCGCTTGTCGACGGCCGCACGCGAACCTGGCTGCGCTCCTCGACCGCGCCCCTGGTCAACCGAGCAGATGCCTGAGCAGGATCAGCACCGCGGCCGACGTCAGGAACATGGGCATCATCCCGCCTACCGCAAACGAAACCACGACGCCCGTGGCCAACGCGGCGATCTCGGGGATGCCGCCCTCCATTGCCGCGGGCGCTACCAGCGTGGTGAGAACGGCAGCAGGCACGGCATTCAGTCCCGCCTCGACGCGCGGATGGATATGCTCGAAGCGCGACAGGACCAGATGCCCGCCAATACGGGTCAGATAGGTCATCACGGCGCCGGCGACGATGATCCAGAAGGTGGTGCTCATCGCGGAGCGTCCTTCTTCACGGTCGGCACCATGAGCGCG
This window harbors:
- a CDS encoding AzlD family protein — its product is MSTTFWIIVAGAVMTYLTRIGGHLVLSRFEHIHPRVEAGLNAVPAAVLTTLVAPAAMEGGIPEIAALATGVVVSFAVGGMMPMFLTSAAVLILLRHLLG